Proteins encoded in a region of the Eubalaena glacialis isolate mEubGla1 chromosome 20, mEubGla1.1.hap2.+ XY, whole genome shotgun sequence genome:
- the LOC133081440 gene encoding small integral membrane protein 19-like isoform X2, whose translation MPGGYGVMGDEGSIDYSVHEAWNEATNVYLVVILVSFGLFMYAKRNKRKIMRIFSVPPPTDTLSEPNFYDTISKIRLRQQLEMYSISNSQRQKAESSPGVGEEGVESYCVMRTEFEV comes from the exons ATGCCTGGCGGTTACGGAGTGATGGGTGACGAGGGCTCCATCGATTACAGCGTTCACGAGGCCTGGAATGAAGCCACCAACGTGTACCTGGTAGTGATCCTTGTCAGCTTTGGGCTCTTCATGTATGCGAAGAG aaataaaaggaaaattatgagAATATTCAGTGTGCCACCTCCTACAGACACTCTGTCAGAGCCCAACTTTTATGACACAATAAGCAAAATTCGTTTAAGACAGCAACTGGAAATGTACTCCATTT caaattcacagagacagaaagcagaatcgtcaccaggagtgggagaggaaggagtgGAGAGTTACTGTGTCATGAGGACAGAG TTTGAAGTGTGA
- the LOC133081440 gene encoding small integral membrane protein 19-like isoform X1 has translation MPGGYGVMGDEGSIDYSVHEAWNEATNVYLVVILVSFGLFMYAKRNKRKIMRIFSVPPPTDTLSEPNFYDTISKIRLRQQLEMYSISNSQRQKAESSPGVGEEGVESYCVMRTEDSSTREKMRVVYMLNLYRLRK, from the exons ATGCCTGGCGGTTACGGAGTGATGGGTGACGAGGGCTCCATCGATTACAGCGTTCACGAGGCCTGGAATGAAGCCACCAACGTGTACCTGGTAGTGATCCTTGTCAGCTTTGGGCTCTTCATGTATGCGAAGAG aaataaaaggaaaattatgagAATATTCAGTGTGCCACCTCCTACAGACACTCTGTCAGAGCCCAACTTTTATGACACAATAAGCAAAATTCGTTTAAGACAGCAACTGGAAATGTACTCCATTT caaattcacagagacagaaagcagaatcgtcaccaggagtgggagaggaaggagtgGAGAGTTACTGTGTCATGAGGACAGAG GACTCTTCCACACGTGAGAAGATGAGAGTTGTCTATATGTTAAATCTGTATAGACTTCGCAAGTGA